ATGCTTATGGCAGCAGAAAAAGGTAAGAAACTAACTATGCTTTCTACGCTTGAGGACATCGAAAGCGGGGCAACTGTATCTTAGGATTAGGGAAATAATATGAGAGCTGTACATGTACAGCTCTCTAATAATATTGTTAAATTTCTTTTTTCCATAAACCATGAAGATTGCAATGCTCATAAGCGGCAACTGCTTTGTCTCCGTCATTCAGTGTGAAGACAGCTTTTGGTTCATCTCCTGGGTTAAGACATTTTCTCTGAACGCCTTCCTTAGTTTCAAGGTAAATCCATTGAATCCAATGTTCTTCAGCCATAGGGTGAGTTACACTTCCAACCTTAACTGTCACTTTATTACCTTCAACTTCCACAACCGGTACATGCTTTTCAGTAGCAGCATCTACTGTGTTAGGAGTCAATTCTTTCATATCACTTCCGCAACATACAAGAGTTCCTCCACCTTCATTTAATAAACTTACTAAATTTCCGCAAGTTTCACATAAAAAGAATTTTACTTTGCACATAATACCCTCCTATAAATTATATCTAAATTTTAATTATTGTATCAACCAACGATTATTATATACCCAATAATATTTGATTAAAACATATATTAATTTTATCAGCCAACTTTTTTTACTTTAACTTTTACTGCGATTAAACTTACAAGAGCCATTGCTACTGCCATGCATCCAATATTGAGGATGGTGCTTACACCTGTTTCAAGAGCAAGAAATATGTCATCCTGAACAAATGCAAGTATAGTTTCATAAAGCCCAAGCCCAGGTACGATAGGAATTACTCCAGGAAAAATAAATATAGTTGCAGGCATCTTAAGCTTTCTGGCAAAAACTTCCCCAAATGTAGCAACAAAAACAGTTCCCAGGAAAAAAGCTAAAAAAGCGCTTCCTTTTAAAATAAAATATTCATAAATAATGTATCCCAGCGAAGCCGTCAATGAAGAATAAATAAGAGTTTTTTTTGGAGCATTCATTAAAACTGCAAAAAAAAGTGTGGCTGCAAAACAATAAAACATTTCTGCTATAACATACATAATACCCTCCTATATTCCTAAGAACCCCACGGAA
Above is a window of Sedimentibacter sp. MB35-C1 DNA encoding:
- a CDS encoding threonine/serine exporter family protein, translated to MYVIAEMFYCFAATLFFAVLMNAPKKTLIYSSLTASLGYIIYEYFILKGSAFLAFFLGTVFVATFGEVFARKLKMPATIFIFPGVIPIVPGLGLYETILAFVQDDIFLALETGVSTILNIGCMAVAMALVSLIAVKVKVKKVG
- a CDS encoding desulfoferrodoxin; translation: MCKVKFFLCETCGNLVSLLNEGGGTLVCCGSDMKELTPNTVDAATEKHVPVVEVEGNKVTVKVGSVTHPMAEEHWIQWIYLETKEGVQRKCLNPGDEPKAVFTLNDGDKAVAAYEHCNLHGLWKKEI